The stretch of DNA TGCTCAAACCTGTAATCAAGTTATTGATTTCCCCcaaaaaatggtaaaatgaatgattgaaaatgttgaactgcaATGGATCTAGAATGAGTTGGTCTTGCCTACAATAACTTGGTGTTATTCAATATGAGGAATAAATAAAGATGCAAATGATGTTTTTGACAACTGGAGCTTATGTTTGACTTCCTACAGTAAATGTGGATTTGGGGCTTTGGGGTTTTATGTGctggaacattttttttttattgatgcaGTGACTGAGCACACCTTCTGAACGCCTGACATCACTGGGAGGATGCCAGGTTTTCATCCTGTAAGAgccatttctgtgcatgtgtttaatTTGTATTACATTGgattcctttgtttgtttgatgctGTGAGCTTCCCACCACTGGGGGCATCCCTGCTTGTGAGAGGGCATATAATCAGCCAGGTGATGCGCCCAGGTGTGCCTGAAGAGAGGCAAACAGTTTTAGGAGCTGCAGTCAGTCAGGAGGAACCGGGACGTCAGCACAGCTCACCTGTGTGCCTGCCAACGCTGAGGTATGTGTAGCTCCACACTACATGGCCACCTGTACGCGTAAAATCCAATGCGTTGGTGTTGACTGTCCGAGCGTAACGGAGCGCGAATGCGATTTGCATAAGGCTGATTATTTTGCATAATCATgacaaaacattaaagaaaacgAGACTGAGACTGAACTCttaaaggagacagaaaaacaagttgATCTAGGAGCAAGTGGGGGAGATCTCTCTGCGTTGTGTTAAATTGACAGAAAAGGCCATAATGGTAAAGGttgaaaagctgcagaaagagagaaagagtacattaaaaaaatgcagtcatTCTTAAAAACATGATTGTCAATTTGATGGGTGATAAAAGCTTTGTAAAAGCATCAAAGATGAGCCACACAAGACGTGGACTGCTGTCTACGATCCTTTGGGCTTCTTGGCTCCGTTCACCATCCCAGCTAAGATTCTGGTTGGGATGATCCTATACCCCACTTCCGTCAATATAAGTGGAACAAATGGTGTGAAGATCTGGAAAAGGTGAGAGACTTTTTAAGATCAGTAGATGTCTCAAGCCTCAAGACTCAAGTGCATCATTTCTGTGATGCCAGTGAGACTGCATATGGCACTGTTACTTCCATCAGAATGCAGAACGATAATAACAGAGTTCATGTTGCTTTCTCACTCAGCAAAGCCAGGGTGGCTCCTCTAAAGCAAATGACTATTCCCCGCCTGGAATTAACAGCTGCTGTTCTTGCTGTTAAAGTGGACAAGATGCTGCGTTCAGAACTACAGCTACCTTTTGAAGGAGTCGCAATTCTGGTCAGATGGTACATCAGTACTAAAATACATCAACGATGAGAACAAAAGGTTCCAAACATTTGTGGCTAACAGGATAGCAATAATTAGAGAATCCTCAAACATTTCACAGTGGAGTTACATTCCTACTGGTCAAAACCCAGCAGACGAGATCGAACACTTGATTCAAGGAAGATGGATTGAAAGTCCAAAATTTctgtggaaaatggaaaatgagtGGCCGgtgcagactgtggattcacAGATTGGTGATGACCCAGAAGTTAAAAAGAACTTCACAGTGAATGCAGTTAGCGCTGAAACTGCTGCAAATGCCACTCAAAAGTTGATCACTTACTTTTCCAGTTGGGAAAATATTGAAAACTGCAGTAGGTTGGATGGTCAAACTGAAAAAGATCCTGTTGAGTTTGAGTCAAAAAAGGAAGCAGCTTATTTCTGCACACGTCAGTGGGGATAGTGGTCAGTCAACAGATGTTAAAGTGGAGATGCAGAAATTTAAAGCCACCTTTGGAGACCAGAGACTGTCTGTGGATGACCTGTCTGAAGCTGAAACCTCTATTGTTCGCTTCAGCCAGTGGGAAAGATTTCCTGATGAGATCGCTGCACTCTCCTCTGGAAAGTCTAAAGTGAAGAGGGACAGCACCATCTATAAATTTGACCTAATTTATGATGGAGGCCTTTTGAGAGTCGGAGGACGATTGAATAAATCTTCCATGCCTGAAGATACAAAACACCCGCTCCTTCTGGCCAAAGACCAACATATATCAGGTCTCATGCGCCGCCATATTCATGAACAACTGGGCCATGGTGGCAAAAATCATGTACTCTCCAAGCTGAGAAAAAGATATTGGATCACAAATGCTGATTCAGCTGTAAGAAAGGTGATGACAAACTGTTACGTCTGCAGACTTATGAGAGGAAAGGTAGGTGAGCAAAAAATGGCAGACCTCCCCACTGAAAGAATAGTTCCTGATCCCCCACCGCTCACACACGTTGGTGTGGATTATTTTGGTCCTATTGACGTGAAAAGAGGACGCACTATCTTAAAGCGCTACGGAGTTCTTTTCACTTGCATGTCCAGTAGAGCAGTCCATTCGGAGATTGCCCATTCACTCGATACAGACTCCTGTATTAATGCTTTAAGGAGGTTCATCTGCCGTAGAGGGCAAGTCTCTACAACGCGATCGGACAATGGAACTAACTTTGTAGGAGCCGAAAGCTTGGACTTCATTGGATAATGACAAAGTTCAAAGAACTATGGCACAGGAAGGAATTAAATGGATTTTTCAACACCTGCCTCATCCCATCATGGCAGCGTCTGGGAACGTATCATACGTATGGTCAGGAAAATTCTTAACACTGTGCTTCGTCAACAATGTCTGGACGAGGAAGGACTTCACACTGTTATGTGAAGTGGAAGCCAAACTTAATGATCGTCCTATAACAAAGTTGTCCAATGACCCGAATGGCCTGGAACCATTAACACCAAATCACATCCTGTTTATGAAAGGAAAACCAGTTTTGCTGCCtggaatatttgaaaaaaaaaagatggagacaAAGTCAGTACTTAGCTGATCTCTTCTGGAAGAGGCGGATTCAAGAATACTTACCTTTACTGcaagaaagacaaaaatggaatatggaaaaaagaaattttGTACCTGGAgatgttgttgtcattgttgatTCAACAGCTCCTCGTGGATCCTGGATACTTGGAAGGATACTGGAGACATTCACTGGTTCATGATTTATACTGTTATATCAGTGAGAGttgaattttcattttctggTTCTAATTTCAGTTGTAATTTTAATGGCTctttatgtaaaatgtattttgaattgCTTTGTCTTCTGACAGAACCAATTAGGGGCCAGTGTGTAAGAgccatttctgtgcatgtgtttcatttgtattaCATTGgattcctttgtttgttttatgctgTGAGCTTCCCACCACTGGGGGCATCCCTGCTTGTGAGAGGGCTTATAATCAGCCAGGTGATGCACCCAGGTGTGGCTGAAGAGAGGCAAACAGTTTTAGACCGTGTCGTgtagtcagtttgtttgtttaatacaGAATTGGTAATCTGTTAATGGAAACTGGAACcgaagaacaaaaacaacaaacagcaccTTGTTGTGGATTAAGCAGTGGAGTGGACAGGTCATTATTACACACGTCAAAACATCCTCAGCATCAGCTAGCAGGTGCCCCTGATCGATTGGCAAAAAGGGGTCACTACACATCCCATTCAGCTCGTAGCACACCAGAGCCCGTGCTCTATGACCGCATCCAGAAATCTGTGCCAGCTGTAGTAGAACTGGGAAGGTGAACGCAAAGCTTCCTCTAAAAGCACATtatttttacatcacatttgCATATGGATTACTCAAATGACTTAAACGGTAAGCAGTGAGCTCTGCAGGTGTCTGTGGACATACTGTTTTCACgttgaacagagccaggctaaaTGTTTCCACCTGCTTCCAGTCTGGCTAAGCTTGGCTGTCCCTGTCCTGACTCCGTGcttaacacacatgcatatttcCAAAAAACGTTGCAGTTATTCTTTAGTACACTGTGATGTTAATCCATATCTCATTAATCTACAATGGCCTTGTTAATATTAGCTGTAATGGTTGTTTGTTCTGTAATGAACTAAATAAATGTCTAcaatgtaaatttccccgtcgtgggactaataaaggaatatcttatcttaatatcatgttttaatttgtctGCACACATTGAGGACAAGTTGCGGACATCATTAGgaattatttatttgctttatgttatttttttgttttcttctgatttAGCTGGGGTCTTTGGTCTTATGTCATaccccccactctctctccacctgtttCCCATCTGCCTCATCACTGTCCAATAAAGGTGAGAATGCccaaaaaaatgacataaaggTTAATATCAGTTTCAGATACAACAACCTAAGGTTGTTGAAAACCTATTTCCTTGTGAAAGTAAGAACTACAAGTCTGGTTTCCCTCCAAATGGCAAGTGGATTTAAGGAAAACCAAAAAGTGAAAATCcattatgtgtttatttatgaattaattcaGCGTCAAAGTCTACGGTGGTATTAGCACCAGTTCATCCAGCCGGCCGAccacctcctgcagctgcacccTGCTGGCCAGTCTCTGCCGGTCCctcctctccagcagcagagcctcCGTGCGGAGAAGCAGCCGGACGGCCTGAAATGCTCGGAGCTTGTCTGGAGCGTCGGCCTCACCGCAGGGCCCCTGTGCTGGGCGGCTGCTGTGTTTAACTGGCCTCTCAGTCTGGAGCCTGGGTCTGTAGACCTGGGGGGCGGAGGACTGGGAGgggagacaggagagaagagggagggaggaggtgttTGAACCACCCTGCAacgtctgtcctcctcctcctcggtccTCTGCATCACCCCTGCCTCTCCTCGGCCCTTCCTGGGGCACAAGATGAAAGGGAGTCAGACGTCATACAGccggagcacacacacacacatcatcacaaACTATATCACACTATACATACAATatattaattagtgagctttagaggtgctggtagcTGAACCTTTTAACTGTAGataagtgcccccccccctgcttccagtcaaCTTCAACAACTGCATTTCTCCACGAGGATAATTAAAGTCAAACAGTCAAAACCCATTAGGCAATGATCTCTGTAAGGACGAACACTGTGTGTACTTGTCTGTTGCACACCTGTCCTGTGGGCAGTCTCAGTAACATGTCCTCCAATTTCTCCAGGCCGCGGTTCCTGCGGTCACCCACTCTTCTGCTCCCATTGGGTGCATGTGTGGGCTTCTCGACAGCAGGATCTGACAGATGGCAGTCCACCACActgtcctacacacacacacatactttgcATCACTTTTCCCAGCAGACGGCCTGCTGCCATGTTGGAGGACACTGAGAGGAGAATTTAGCAAATCTAATGGCTGGTAacaatagttagaattttacTGTGTTTGCACAAAGCTATATGTGACATTAAGGAATATGCGCAGAATTTAAAGTTGAGCTCTAAAGAATCAAGACGCACAATGTTGGAAGTCACTTCTGTGTTGAATCGTGCTGTTGTTTCCCAGTGTGCTGTGGTGTCAGACTCACCATCCAAGTCCAGAAGACCGTCTCCACCTTTTTCCAGTTCAGATATGATTCTAGGaggtcacagagctgctgcatacaaacacagttctgacacacacacacacacacacacacagcctgtttAAAATTGAATTCCTTAATTCTGAGTGAGTCCAAGTTGATATTTTTATAACCgcttttcttttcacagagacacacacacacttacctccCTCAGCACTGTTGAGCTTTGATCAGAGGAGGATACAAAGGAGGGGAGGCTGGCAAAAAAAACCTGAGAACAAGTTGGATTAGATTTTAATATAACTCAATCcaataaatatttcagctgCTCAAATTTACCAAACTCAAGCTCCAAAAATTCTAATTTGTTGAATTTAGAACCACATTTTCAGTTGCAGCAGCTGTACGGTGTATATATAACATGCATACAGAATTGTAGTCTGTgaaaaagctggaaaaaaaggGTAATTTTCTCACGGCGTGGAGCAAGCGAGTTCGCTCTTCTTGCATGGACAGTAGGATCCGGCCCTGGTATCTAAGACAGCCAATAAGCCACTGAAGTTTCCTCAGAGATGCCGAGTCTAACTGGAGCTCATTGGGAAGCTGAGAGTTCACCTCGTTGGAGATACAAAAGTATACAAATACAACTATACAAAGACAGAATTTGGTTTTCTAGTACATTGTGTTGGTATACAGTGGTACTTACAGGTGTAGGTGTGAGTAGTGTTTTGTCCAACTGCTGTACTCGCTGTTTCAGCAGTTTCTCCAATGTTCCTGTCGCAAGTAGCCAGCCCAGTGCCAGGAGGAGGTCTCTGCTGGagaccccccctccctccattccACGCATCCAGTCAGCATGATAGCCAGTCTGCCAGAGGCCTGCAGCTACCAGTTTCCTGCGATCTGAGGCAATACACCGACAGAGAAAACATATCATGCCCATGCCTTTACAAGTCAGTCTTAAAGGCGTGATGGACTAATGTCAGCTTTGGTCCAGTTTGGTGCCAGGAGCAGCACAACCttagttttattctgtttagtGCTACAAAGTGCCAACAGTAAAAGTCTAAAAGGCAATTAGTGGAATTAAATGAGATTATATACAGAACAGTGGCATGATCCTACTAGTTGAGGATAAAAAAGGCACAACATGGAATAATTGACAAGACCTAAAAGGCAACCGTTGGTAGATCTGTTAttacaaactcatgttgtgcGTACAAGCCTTGTAAAACCCAAGATAGATACACATAAAATAACATACTGATGAATAATTGtccatgaatgaatgaaaatatgatttAGGTCCTTTTGCGTATTGGACAACATTAGTGTTCTTTTGAGTGTTTTACCGTGTACCAATCGCACACTATTATTGCGTGGAGTTGGCATGTTCTCACCGTACCACCGTGGGTCTCTTCCAGATGCACTGGTTTTCTCCCACATTGTAGAGATGTGGAGTTTGGTGACTCTAca from Pempheris klunzingeri isolate RE-2024b chromosome 13, fPemKlu1.hap1, whole genome shotgun sequence encodes:
- the tedc1 gene encoding tubulin epsilon and delta complex protein 1, which codes for MQRSKAVSVEVKQVVGALCRLLAATGLEAVPTPETFRRAKFSGGAEVEDQFWQLLASILQTADTVSCEACAQLGGDRRKLVAAGLWQTGYHADWMRGMEGGGVSSRDLLLALGWLLATGTLEKLLKQRVQQLDKTLLTPTPVNSQLPNELQLDSASLRKLQWLIGCLRYQGRILLSMQEERTRLLHAVFFASLPSFVSSSDQSSTVLRENCVCMQQLCDLLESYLNWKKVETVFWTWMDSVVDCHLSDPAVEKPTHAPNGSRRVGDRRNRGLEKLEDMLLRLPTGQEGPRRGRGDAEDRGGGGQTLQGGSNTSSLPLLSCLPSQSSAPQVYRPRLQTERPVKHSSRPAQGPCGEADAPDKLRAFQAVRLLLRTEALLLERRDRQRLASRVQLQEVVGRLDELVLIPP